Genomic window (Strix aluco isolate bStrAlu1 chromosome 22, bStrAlu1.hap1, whole genome shotgun sequence):
TACCAGCCCTGGCGTGGTAAAGCTGGGAGCTTCCAAACTCCTGAATGTTTCTGAGCTTCTGTAAGGTCAGGCCCCTCGGTGCCCTTAGCATTGCCCTGTCCGGGGAACAAAGGGGCTcatctccctgccctcccctgtgCCCCTTCTGAAGAGATGGACTTGGCAGGCTCtgtcctgctgctttcagaaccagGTGTCCATCACCATCCTCCTTGAGACCTGCGAGGCAGGAGCGAGGGCACCTTTTACAGCAGTGTGCTCACACAGCTCAGCATGGATGAGGGCAGGGAACAGGAGATTTGaataataaagataataattATTTGTCTAGTGTATATTTGAACCCAGTCTTTGTACTGTGCATATAATAACAGGGAGGAGCGGGGGGAAGCAAGAGCTCTTGTACAGTTCTCGAGAGCTTGCAACCAAAAACAGGCAGGGTGACAAGAACCACATTGTTTTGGGCAATCAGTGTGCATTGTCCCAGGCTGACATTACTGCATACCAATAAAACCTTTAGATTCACAGAGAACGGGGAAAGTGCAAAATGATGAATTGtttgacatttaaaagaaaataaagagctgCTGCTGGATTGAAACTTAAATGAGacttggggagggagggaaaaaattaCCAGGATGGGCTGGGTTTGGccgggatagagttaattttcttcacagtagctggtatggggctatgttttggatttgtgctgaaaacagtgttgataacacagggatgttttattACTGCTGAGCGGGGCttgcacagagccaaggccttttctgctcctcaccccaccccaccagcgagcaggctgggggtgcacaagtggctgggaggggacatggccgggacagctgaccccaactgacccaagggatgctCCATAGCGTATGGCGTCACGCCCAGCATATAAAtatgaggaagaaggaaggaggggacgttcagagtgatggcgtttgtctgcccaagtcaccgttacgcatGACggagcctggctttcctggggatggctgagcacctgcccgCCCATGGGgagtggggaatgaattccttgtttggCTTTGCTTGCGTATGTgccttttgctttacctattaaactgtctttatctcaacccacgagttttctcacttttaccctcctgattctctcccccatcccacccgggggagtgagcgagcagctgggggggctgagctgccggctggggttaaGCCACAACACAGGAGCAGGTTGAGATTTTTAAGTAATTCCAGTGCAAACTTCTCAAATGATTTTGTGTTGCTGATCTTGTGGCCCCAAAGTCCCAGATCTTTGCCCTGATACGCGCTCTTAAAGCAAGAGACAGCACTTACCCCAAATAGCTTGCAGAACGAGAAAAGGATGGAACAAAGGAAGGGTGTTTATAAGTGGGAGCTGATGCCTGATGTGCCCAAGATTAAACTTTTCATTCCACAACTAATCACCAGTAAATATAAGAATTAATCCAGGCCTCTTTAATCCCTGCAACCAGTCCTATAGTCACCAGACTAGTGTTGCTTTCCTGAGGCTAGAGAGATCAGGTATTTACAATTTAAATCCTCTATATATCCACAGGACAGGTAGAGCATAGGTGGAAATACATCAGAGGAAGGATTCCTGCAATTCATTTTCTATGGCAAGAGGGCCAAGGGAATAAGGTCCCAATTGACTAAAAGCTCAGACCTCttcaaagcaaaaatgaaatataaatgaagtAATGAATTTCCAGTGCCCTGTGCAGTGACGGAAACACAAGGTGACCAAGAGACTGAAGAGGCTGATATAAAGTCTAGAGTCATGGAACACGTGCCAACTTCTGCTATCTCGTTGTGTGTCCTTGAGCAAAGTCATGTCGAAGAGGTAAATGGAAACAGCCAGGCCAAACCAGTACTGTGGGTGCCACATACCTGTAATAATGATTTGTTGAATGATTTTCAGCTGGGAGGAGCTGAACCAGGTCCCTCGATGTAAAACAAGTTTGGTATCAATGAATCCATCCTGGATTACGTCAGGCAATATCTTGCTCTGCAAGGGTGAAATCTCATTAAAAGCACACACAGAGCTCTGCTAGGTGTCACTCTCCAAACACGTTTTGTGTCTGCAGCTGGGTTTGCAGAGTTATCAcgctctttgctttgcttttctccttcctgacAACAACCTTGAGTTGCACCGTTCACTCAGGTTCCCTCTGCTTTCCAGCACactgttttttgcatttttatttgcattagaTTATTGGAGCAGGAGTCTGAACACTTAAGTTACTGCAAATCCCTCCTCATATGGAAGTCAGtgagctgtaaaatatttaaactgtcTACAGTTGTACCTCGTTTGTTTACACATTTCCAGTGGGCTGCTAAAAGGTAACATTCTGTAATAGAAGAAAGATCCAAGATTGCTGATTCTGATTTCATAACAGCTCTAAAAGCGCTCTGAATACTTGCATTAACTTGATGGAGTAACATATATCTCAGCTTTCCGAAGCCTTAGGGCCCAAGTGGAGCCGGGAAGCTATGTGCTTTTCTCCAGTCTCTTTGCTTTATGCTTTCACTCTGATCATTGGGGAAAATGAGGTTAGGTGGGTCTGGCTGTATTTACTGCTGGACACATCCACAAATCCTCCTCCGCTTCCCTGCCACGTCCTCTGCAGCTGGGTCTTcagcctgttttattttttcacttgccCTGCTGAGGAAGTGCTCCAGGGCTCGGTGGACAACTGAACCCAGGGTTAGATGTGCCTCTCTTCACAGCACTTGTAAGTGTCctgtagaaacagaaaagacTGTTGTGATTCTTCAAAGGGCAGCGAGAGGAGGTGATAGATGACTAATCAGTCCCAAGGCAGCAGAGGGCATCAATGAGTTTGAAGATTCATCTCCGGAGCTGAATGAAAATAGCCAGACACAGTACTGAATAATTAACAAGACAGATTTCAGCTCTTTTCCTATTTTCACGTTAGTCTTGAACAAATTCAAGAAGTTCTCAGGTATAtcttgaggtgtttttttttttcaaataatttttgaacAATATCTAAATCATAGTGCTAATCACTTTCACAACTTATGATGCGATTTCTGTTGCCTGACTGGATGCAGTGCATGTATTTGCAGGTGTGGATAAACACGATCTCTCTAAATGGATATTTTTCAAGTTGTTTATTTGAATGTAAATTTCCCTGCTGAAAATTCACACCTTTCTTACGAATTTCATCGTTCACTTTGGAAATCCAATCAGGTAGCCATGATATTTACCCTAGTTAAGCTTATTTGGTGGAATTATTGATAAAAATTGAGCTTGGCAAGGCAGATTTGCTTAGtaatttaagcaaatattttcaggattattttgccattttttctAGCTCTCGGTGATCAGGTAGAGCAATAACGCTTTCTCCCAATATATTCAGCTTTTCCCAAACGAGAATCAGTGGCAGGTAGGGACCAGTGCCTCCACCTTCTCTTAGATGCCTGACATCAAAACATTTGTTCCGGAGTCCTCTAACAAGAAACCCGAACTAAATACCTTTCACCTTGTGCTCTCTGATTAGGTTACtaattttaattaacattatATCATCTAAATGTAGTCTCACATAGTCCTTATGCTAGAATATTAGTGAAATCCCACAGACAGTCCAACGGAGGCAATGTTTTAGGTGATGTGACACAGCAATCACATGGCAAGGCCGCTGATAGCACAGAGATACTCTAGGTCCGAGAGCTCTGCTTTAACAGCCAGATCGACTTATTTTCAACAAATTTAGAAGTTCAGTCCCCTCTGAGGTCCTCCAGGGCTATGATGAAGGGTCAGCAACACCCCCAAGCCCTTGTGTTCTCCATCTTGCCACTCTCTGGAAGTTTATGGTGAATGGCAAGGAGCCAGCCCCCACGGGCATGGGATGGAGGTGGCTTGTTCTCAAGTGTTTAAAAGTCTGACAAACTGTTTGCAGTTCTAGCAGGGATCAACACGTTTCTAGAATTAAAACCAACATCTTGGATAGCAAAAATGCTCTGAACAAGGACTCTTTCTTCAACCCAATGCACAAGGGACCCTTCTTTAGTAAGCTATAAAATCACTTACTATAAATCAATTATTTTTGTACTGATTTATTAACTGCTCTCCAGCTGTTCAGAttggcacttaaaaaaaattcctggaTGGTCCTACTggaattttcaaaagctttttctctgGAGTACTGTTGGTCCAACCTCGTTATAGTCTTCCCTGGTAACCCACACATTCCTAAATGTTCTTAAGCTGGCAAGGATGGAAGCACCAACCCACACGGAGTACATCCGATCTTGTGGCGAGTTGACCTTGACATGAGTTGTGTTTGGGAACTCCTGTCTGGAGCTCCTTCAGAAGCCTCTCCTTGAAACCTCGGAAAAGAGTCGATCCACCCAATAACAGCACTTTCCTTAGGATGTTGGACTGGATATACTCATAACACTTGACGATGCTCAGGAAGACCATCCTCCCGACCCATGGCCTTGGGATTTCTGTCTCTGCGGGCACAGAAAGCACTTCAGGAGCTTGGAATAGCTGGTCTCCTGCCTTGACAGCCCTTCCGTCGGGGAGAATGTACTTGCATGTAAGTTTTTCAGGCTTTTCCTGCGTATTTTGGCTAGGATCTAAAGCAACATAGCACAGCTTCTCCTTCATATCCCTGACAATTTCTCTCTCTGCTTGCTTACGAAGGAGTGCCTGGTCTCTGAGAGGAGCCTAGCAAGCTATTTGGTTACACCTCTGCCTGCAAAATCCAGCCTGGTAATGCCACGGAAGAGGTAATGGCCTTTGTAGATAGGGACCATGATGGTGACATCATTGCCACCACCCAGCGCTAGCCCAGTTGTGCAGGCACAGGCATAGAGGGCTGTTAGCGCCCGCAGGGTCATGAAAAGGGCAGGCACCTGACAGCTTTTGAACATCATCTCAGTCGTTTTTTCTCAATGGGACAAAGGATTGAGAGGGGTCTGGGTCAGCAGTGCTGGCCTCTCGCTCAGTTTCGTTTTGAGTTCATGTTTGTATAGGTATCTCCAAATCTTCTCCGTGTCGTCCCAGGATGGAACTACCCCATTTTCCATTGGGTAAGTAAAAGACAAAATGTCCCTTTTGGACTGGGTTTCTCCCCCAGTATAGCAGTCCTTATGACTCACCCCAGACATGACAAGTTTGAATTTGGGGTATCCCACAACAGTAGAAATAACCGAACGGGGTGCCTGTTCCCCTGACAGACCAGGCTTACACCTGACAGCCAATGTCAAAAATCACTGTGCGATGTCAAAAATCACTCCCTGTGGAGTCAGACATCTCACACAGGACGGTGCTGGCTGTCCCTGGCAGTGGCTGCTGGCACAGAGCATTGGCAGAACATTCTAGATCCCCCGGTCACGAAAAGGCACCTCACAACCCTCCGCAGCTGCACTGGCAGCGCTGCTTCCTCCAGGGAGCCAGCAGCGTGGAGCATTTTGATTCAGGACTAGTACTTGGAAGTGAAACTGGGTGTTCTTGCTTCCCAGATAAATTACAGCAGAGAATCAATGGATTTTTTCAGACCCTCAGGCACAGAGGAGGGTCGGTTACAGTAATTGCATTTGCATTGATTTATATCTGAAttctgtttggggttttgctGGGTTtctaaaggaaacatttttaatgaGGTCAAAAATAACATGAGAGTTAGTTTTAGAATACAAACCCCAGATATCTCAAAGACCTTAGAGGGAAGAATCTCCCAGCAGAGGAGGTATGCTGCTCCCCGTAGGACTCCAAGGCAGGCTGCGAGTCAGTTAAGGAGTTAGTGCAGCCCTGTGATACGTGCACACCTGTAAACTCTGCGGAGGGGAAGGCAGATGATAAACAATAAGATCTTCATTaccagtgttttattttcaaacaggTTTTGTCAGCCACTAAACGCACAGGCAGCTGTAGCACCTTTTAGGTcagccagctcccagcagggTTTCTTGCTCGTGTGTTGTTGTAGGAAGCCATTCACCTGCTCTGACGTTCTCCTTAAAAGTCTTTCTGTTGATGACTtctctgccccaaaatccttGTAATTGCTCACGGTTGACCCACATTTGTTTGAACGATGTCAGGCAGGTGAGGATGGAGGCCCCAGTCCACACACAGTATTTTCTCTCGGGGGGTGCAATGATCCCCACAAACATGCCAGCAGGCACTTCCAGCTTCATCTCCTTCAGGATCTGCTCCTCCAGGCCAGGGAAGAGCATGGACCCACCCGAGAGCAGGATGTTGCCATAAAGATTCCTGCACATGTTGACGTCACACTTCACGATGCCGTTGAAGATCAATTTTGTGCACACCAGGAGCTTCAACTCCAATGTTTGCAGGCACAAAAAGGGACTCCGTTGCACAAAAGAGCTGGTTGCCTATCTGGATGATATCGTTGCCAGGCAATCTGTATTCTTTCATGACTTCTCCtggctttgttttcatttcttggaTGGGGTGTAAAGCTACGTAGCACAACTTCTCTTTGACATCTCTCACAGTTTCCCTTTCAGCTAACAGAAGTGCGTCCACTCTCCAAAAGAAGCTTCACAAAATATTGGGTGATATCCCGGCCAGCAATACGCAGCCTGGAGACAGCATGGGGTAAACAGTATCTTCATATCTGGGGGCAGTGGGGGTAACACCATCCCCTCTGTCCATGACTACTCCAGTAACAGGGGCCGAGGGACAGGGTGCCAGAGTTACCTGGACTGCAACGTACAGAGTTGGACCACGAAGCCTCCGAACATGACCCACAGATCATGGACCACGAATGTATCCCTGTAATGAGCCTAAGAAcactttttttctcagaatagAAAAGCATATATTGCAAAATACATGCATGACAATTACATTTTTCACACATGCCTCTGGCTTATCTAAGACACTACAAATATTTCCAAGAGTTGGTGAAGATTAGGACAATTTTGCCTCCTCGTGAGTATTAACCAACTTACCAGTTTGCTTTGCTGAATAACGTCTGCACTGGAAGCAGACCTTCTTCATCTGAATCCTTTCTGATCCTTTATAGGAaactcctaaaaatatttttaaatagttagAACTATGTTTGGCACTGATTATGGCATCATGGAATATTTTTCCCTGTCCTTGTTACTTAATTTAAAGGCTATTTTTTGGTAAAATCACAAaagtgaaataataatttctcccTCTTGCTGGTTTAAAAAACCCTGACAGTTTTAAACCATGCTTATAATACCTTGTAGTGCAAAGAAATTCCTTCCCCTAATGAATCTATATCCTGGGCTGCTGACAAGCTGATCTGCCTGCAAATAAACAGACATGCAGATGTCTTCTTTCCACGCTTCCCCTTTCCATTCAGCACTTTGTTGAGaagaacaaacttttttttggAAGTTTGTTCAGAAGGATTAAAAATATCCTAGATCTTCACAACTGATCCCCATTTCACATctaattgttgggtttttttaaattttgcttcaaGAGAAGATTTCCCAAAGGAGGAAATTTCTATAGCTTTGAATTTAATCAGATCTGATAATCCAAATCCATTTACagagaaaatttcctttttaaaaaaaaaaaaatcactatataACTTCGGTTTGAATCCTTGGCTGCCAGAGTTTAATTGCTTCTCCTTGTGGCTCTAAATCCAGGGCAGCTTCAAAGCAAGGGTGGCTTCtattaaatttaattactttttcctgCAGCTTGCATGGCAAAGGTGCCAGCTACTAAATGAAGGTGGTTATGAATCAGAGGCAGATTCCAAACaaagatatatattaaaaagaaattttaagtgtAAGCAAATGACCTCCTTGTACAGAGACATTTATACCCCAGatgaactactgaaaaaaaaagaaaaagccatctaACAAGGGATCAGCTCTGTGTATGTTATTTCCATTCTGCTTAGATTCCAGACATGTTTGTGTTAAATGCTACTCTATCCATTTTAGCAATTTCTCTAATCCTCTTAATATTTGTGTACATATATTTCAGTGTGTGGCACACTTGTTTTCATGCATGCTTCTATATTAATGTCAACAGGTGTCCTAATCATTTAAGAGGTTGTTATATGCATCACACTAGAAGCCCCATTTAATCCTGCGTGG
Coding sequences:
- the ACTRT2 gene encoding LOW QUALITY PROTEIN: actin-related protein T2 (The sequence of the model RefSeq protein was modified relative to this genomic sequence to represent the inferred CDS: inserted 1 base in 1 codon; deleted 1 base in 1 codon; substituted 2 bases at 2 genomic stop codons); the protein is MSGVSHKDCYTGGETQSKRDILSFTYPMENGVVPSWDDTEKIWRYLYKHELKTKLSERPALLTQTPLNPLSHXEKTTEMMFKSCQVPALFMTLRALTALYACACTTGLALGGGNDVTIMVPIYKGHYLFRGITRLDFAGRGVTKXLARLLSETRHSFVSXAEREIVRDMKEKLCYVALDPSQNTQEKPEKLTCKYILPDGRAVKAGDQLFQAPEVLSVPAETEIPRPWVGRMVFLSIVKCYEYIQSNILRKVLLLGGSTLFRGFKERLLKELQTEFPNTTHVKVNSPQDRMYSVWVGASILASLRTFRNVWVTREDYNEVGPTVLQRKSF
- the LOC141933539 gene encoding LOW QUALITY PROTEIN: actin-1-like (The sequence of the model RefSeq protein was modified relative to this genomic sequence to represent the inferred CDS: inserted 2 bases in 1 codon; deleted 1 base in 1 codon) — translated: MFGGFVVQLCTLQSRLRIAGRDITQYFVKLLLESGRTXLLAERETVRDVKEKLCYVALHPIQEMKTKPGEVMKEYRLPGNDIIQIGNQLFCATESLFVPANIGVEAPGVHKLIFNGIVKCDVNMCRNLYGNILLSGGSMLFPGLEEQILKEMKLEVPAGMFVGIIAPPERKYCVWTGASILTCLTSFKQMWVNREQLQGFWGREVINRKTFKENVRAGEWLPTTTHEQETLLGAG